The Immundisolibacter cernigliae genome has a window encoding:
- a CDS encoding YbgA family protein → MNSGPYIIDPVPEKPELPRLRLGVSACLLGQPVRYDGGHKRDGFVADLLGAHFDLLPLCPEVAIGLGVPRRPIRLVQTAAGLRVRGVHDPALDVTEALDGEAARVSRDLPDLCGYVLKKNSPSCGMARVKTYTEAGMPTGRASGAYAAGLMARQPLLPVEEEGRLNDPPLRENFIERVFAYARWQALTASAVTGAALIDFHSRHKYQLLAYNQAAYRRLGPLVAGAGRRPAPQLLDQYGREFMAALARPASVGNHVNVLQHLAGYLKDALDPGDKTELQAAIDAYRTGRGPLLVPITLLRHHLRRYPQPWAARQTYLHPDPREQLLRYHA, encoded by the coding sequence ATGAACTCTGGCCCGTACATTATCGACCCCGTGCCCGAAAAGCCCGAGCTACCGCGCCTGCGCCTCGGTGTCAGCGCCTGCCTGCTCGGCCAGCCGGTGCGTTACGACGGCGGCCACAAGCGTGACGGCTTCGTGGCCGACCTGCTGGGGGCACACTTCGATCTGCTGCCGCTGTGCCCGGAGGTGGCCATCGGCCTTGGCGTGCCACGCCGGCCAATCCGGCTGGTGCAGACCGCCGCCGGCCTGCGTGTGCGCGGCGTGCACGACCCGGCCCTGGACGTGACCGAAGCGCTGGACGGCGAAGCGGCGCGCGTCAGTCGCGATCTGCCGGACCTGTGCGGCTACGTGCTGAAGAAAAATTCGCCCAGCTGCGGCATGGCAAGAGTCAAGACCTACACCGAAGCGGGCATGCCAACCGGGCGCGCGAGCGGCGCCTATGCCGCCGGCCTGATGGCGCGCCAGCCCCTGCTGCCGGTGGAGGAGGAAGGTCGCCTGAACGATCCGCCGCTGCGCGAGAACTTCATCGAGCGGGTGTTCGCCTATGCCCGCTGGCAGGCCCTGACGGCGAGCGCAGTGACCGGGGCGGCGCTGATCGACTTCCACAGCCGCCACAAGTACCAGCTGCTGGCCTACAACCAGGCCGCGTACCGGCGCCTGGGTCCCCTGGTGGCCGGCGCCGGCCGGCGCCCGGCGCCACAACTGCTGGACCAGTACGGTCGCGAGTTCATGGCCGCGCTGGCGCGGCCCGCCAGCGTCGGCAACCACGTCAACGTGCTGCAGCACCTGGCCGGGTATCTGAAGGACGCGCTCGACCCGGGCGACAAGACCGAGCTGCAGGCGGCCATCGACGCCTACCGGACCGGCCGCGGCCCGCTGCTGGTGCCAATCACCTTGCTGCGCCATCACCTGCGGCGCTATCCGCAGCCCTGGGCAGCGCGGCAGACCTATCTGCATCCCGACCCGCGCGAGCAGCTGCTGCGCTATCACGCCTGA
- a CDS encoding NnrS family protein: MGDTAQASGSSSTPPLWRLGFRPFFLGAALFAVLAAGLWAEAYVGWLGGLAPRGGWLTWHMHEMPFGFAAAVIAGFLLTAVQTWTGSPGLRGRWLAAVFALWLAARIGWLWPGLPWPVLVALELAFLPAVAVRVGWQLGRVGQRRNYPLVALLVLLTLMDALALGALAMGNFEWLRRAVWAALWLIGTVIAIVGGRVIPLFTASGLQLPAPLAPRRWLEAPAHGGLPLLAGLALAGVGLAPDMRLAPLFLLLGIAHALRLARWFRPGVLRVPLLWSLHLAYAWLVAALLGLATWHLGLPILGSAALHLFTIGTIGGLILAMMARVSLGHTGRALQPPALMSLAFGAVAAAAAVRAGLAGVAPRLAVALSAMLWCLGFGLFVWCYAPMLSRPRVDGGAG, translated from the coding sequence ATGGGCGATACCGCGCAGGCATCCGGATCAAGTTCAACGCCGCCGCTGTGGCGACTCGGCTTTCGGCCGTTTTTTCTGGGTGCCGCGCTGTTCGCCGTGCTGGCGGCGGGGCTGTGGGCGGAGGCCTACGTCGGCTGGCTGGGCGGGCTCGCGCCACGCGGCGGCTGGCTGACCTGGCACATGCACGAGATGCCGTTCGGCTTCGCCGCGGCGGTGATCGCCGGGTTTCTGCTCACCGCGGTGCAGACCTGGACCGGCTCGCCTGGCCTGCGCGGCCGGTGGCTCGCAGCAGTGTTCGCGCTGTGGCTGGCCGCGCGCATCGGCTGGCTGTGGCCGGGTTTGCCGTGGCCGGTGCTGGTGGCGCTGGAACTTGCATTCCTGCCGGCGGTGGCGGTGCGTGTGGGCTGGCAGCTCGGGCGCGTCGGACAGCGGCGCAACTATCCGCTGGTCGCGCTGCTGGTGCTGCTGACGCTGATGGACGCGCTGGCGCTGGGGGCGCTGGCGATGGGCAATTTCGAATGGTTACGCCGCGCCGTGTGGGCCGCGCTGTGGCTGATCGGCACGGTCATCGCCATCGTCGGCGGGCGCGTGATTCCGTTGTTCACCGCGAGCGGCCTGCAGCTGCCGGCGCCGCTTGCCCCGCGCCGCTGGCTGGAGGCACCGGCCCACGGCGGCCTGCCTCTGCTCGCGGGGCTGGCGCTCGCCGGGGTGGGGCTGGCGCCGGACATGCGTCTGGCGCCGCTGTTCTTGCTGCTGGGGATCGCCCATGCCCTGCGCCTGGCGCGCTGGTTTCGCCCCGGCGTTTTGCGCGTGCCGCTGCTGTGGTCGCTGCATCTGGCCTACGCCTGGCTGGTGGCGGCGCTGCTGGGGCTGGCGACCTGGCACCTGGGTCTGCCGATCCTGGGCAGTGCGGCGCTGCACCTGTTCACCATCGGCACCATCGGCGGTCTGATCCTGGCCATGATGGCGCGCGTCAGCCTCGGTCACACCGGGCGGGCGCTGCAGCCGCCGGCATTGATGTCGCTCGCGTTCGGGGCCGTCGCTGCCGCCGCTGCTGTGCGCGCCGGACTGGCCGGCGTGGCGCCGCGGCTGGCGGTGGCGCTCTCGGCCATGCTGTGGTGCCTCGGGTTTGGCCTGTTCGTGTGGTGTTACGCGCCCATGCTGAGCCGGCCGCGTGTCGATGGCGGCGCCGGCTGA
- the hmpA gene encoding NO-inducible flavohemoprotein has product MLSEQHRDLVKATVPLLEAGGEALTRHFYGIMLDEYPQVRPLFNQAHQASGAQPRALANGILQYARHIDHLDALGPLVGQVVQKHVSLQVLPEQYPIVGGCLLRAIREVLGAQVATDAVIDAWAAAYQQLADLLIGAEADVYAAAAAAPGGWRGARPFQVARKVIESDEIVSLYLQPTDGGPVMAFRPGQYIGLKLTVDGQEVRRNYSLSAPSNGSTYRISVKREAGGLVSNFLHDAVGAGTTIDLFPPAGDFVLQPGSRPLVLISGGVGITPTLPMLHAAHEQNRPVSFLHFARSGRVHAFRDWVDDLVARHAQARRFYCYEEHGTAPADAHGRASAELLERWLPARDVDAYFVGPPPFMGAIKRMLAKLGVPAGQMHWEFFGPAAALEA; this is encoded by the coding sequence CGGCGAGGCGCTCACCCGCCACTTCTACGGGATCATGCTGGACGAGTACCCGCAGGTGCGCCCGCTGTTCAACCAGGCCCACCAGGCCAGCGGCGCGCAGCCGCGGGCACTGGCCAACGGCATCCTGCAGTACGCCCGCCACATCGACCACCTGGACGCGCTCGGCCCGCTGGTCGGGCAGGTGGTGCAAAAACACGTCTCGCTGCAGGTGCTGCCGGAGCAATACCCCATCGTCGGCGGCTGCCTGCTGCGCGCCATCCGCGAGGTGCTGGGCGCGCAGGTGGCGACCGATGCGGTCATCGACGCCTGGGCCGCGGCCTATCAGCAGCTCGCGGATCTGTTGATCGGTGCCGAGGCGGATGTGTACGCGGCCGCTGCGGCGGCGCCCGGCGGCTGGCGCGGCGCAAGGCCGTTTCAGGTGGCGCGCAAGGTGATCGAGAGCGACGAGATCGTCTCGCTGTACCTGCAACCGACCGACGGTGGTCCGGTGATGGCCTTCCGGCCGGGCCAGTACATCGGCCTGAAACTCACCGTCGACGGCCAGGAAGTGCGGCGCAACTACTCGCTGTCGGCACCTTCCAATGGCTCGACCTATCGCATCAGCGTCAAGCGCGAGGCGGGCGGACTGGTTTCGAATTTCCTGCACGATGCGGTTGGCGCCGGTACGACGATCGATCTGTTTCCGCCGGCCGGCGATTTCGTGCTGCAGCCGGGCAGCCGGCCGCTGGTGCTGATCAGCGGCGGCGTCGGCATCACGCCGACATTGCCGATGCTGCACGCGGCGCATGAGCAAAACCGGCCGGTGAGCTTCCTGCACTTCGCGCGCAGTGGCCGGGTGCATGCCTTTCGCGACTGGGTGGACGACCTGGTGGCCCGGCACGCGCAGGCGCGGCGGTTTTATTGTTACGAGGAGCACGGCACCGCGCCGGCCGACGCCCATGGTCGGGCGAGCGCCGAGTTGCTGGAGCGCTGGCTGCCGGCGCGCGATGTGGACGCCTATTTCGTCGGGCCGCCGCCGTTCATGGGCGCCATCAAGCGCATGCTGGCCAAGCTTGGCGTGCCGGCCGGGCAGATGCACTGGGAGTTCTTCGGCCCGGCAGCGGCGCTGGAGGCCTGA